ttctctcctcagCCATTGATCTGATGTACGGAGGCATCTACTGTTTTCTGTGCCAGGACTACATCTATGACAAAGACATGGAAATGATTGCCAAGGAGGAGCAGCGAAAGGCTTGGAAAATGCAAGGTTTGGTTCCGCCTCAGTTTACCTGCTTGATCCTGCAGTTCCCTCATGTCCGTCAAGGACAGACCCAGTAGGAGAAAGAGAAGTACCTAGGTGGGAAGTGGGAAGAGGCCCCCCACCACCTTCCCCTAAGGCTCACAGTGGAGTCAGCTGAAGCTCTGCATGGCAGGGGAGGTAGCTAGTGTCGAGGCATGCATAGCTGCCCGTGTGTTTGGGACCACTTCCAGGGTGTTCCCTTGCAGGTCCCCCACGGGCCTGCAGCTGGGTCAAGGGAACAACCCCAGCAGTACTTAAGCTCTCCCAGGGCGCACCTGCAGATGTGGGGCTGAACGAGTGTGGCGAGGTCACACCTCTCGGGGACAGGTGACTCCATATCTGGACATCTCTGAGTGGTTTGCCCTCAGCTCTGCCGAATTCTAGCAGGCGATCTCTTTGCAGTAATGTTATATGTAAACATACCTGCCTCCTCCCAGGAGAGCAGACTATTTTCTGATCAAGTTGTGGTAGAATCTCTTTTAAAACTCTGGACTGTTTGGGTGATGTTAAATCCGTGTCAACAGCGTGCACCCACCAGATGGAAACTAGACCCACCAGATGGAAACTAGGAGAGTCTCCCAGCAGCCCCACTGCACAGTCAGATCCTTGCCGTCTTGTGAGCAGCCCTCATGGCTCTCGCACCAGTGTGGGTTTCACACTTGCCGTTGCCACCCTATGGCCACACACTCTGGTTATTGGCTACACAGAGTGAGAGGAGCAAACATGCAGTCATTTagtcattttctttattatgtatTTCTTCTTGGCTTccctgaggtgttttttttttttttttttttttttttttttttttttttttttttggtttttgattctGATAGATGCTTATAGTGGTTGACAGTGATAGTGACATAGTGACAGTTGTGGTTTGCCCCAGCTCACAGGTGAGCATCTGATCTCTCTAGTAGCAAAGCCATCACTGTTTGCAAAGGAAACATAGGAACCTGACACCTGTTTTACGTTCTTGCCTTGATTACTCTCCATTGAAAACACCCCAGTGTTTTGAGAAGGGAAGAATAGCAACAGGGGCTCTTTCAGTGAGCAGAATTATTTGTGTTTAACAAGTCTTCTCTGGAGAGCAGTCTCTGACTTGTGTTCCCTGTTCTTTTCCCTCTCAGAAATTTAATAACATTGTGACTAAGTGTGGGTGTATTGTTTTGTGCAGAGCATTTAAAGCATGGGCCTAAGAAATGTATGTCCAGGATTAAAATGGAATTCTTCTAGAATCATTTTATAATTCTGTCTATCCAACATGCTGtgtcttttaaagtattttgaagtATTCAGAAATGTTGGTTGGCATGGAACAAGTACTTCTGAGTGCATAGGGTGTGCGTTGAATGGAATATGATGCCAATTAGCATTTACCACCACACGTTTTTAACTGTTGAATCTATTTTAGTTTGGTAACTCGACGCTGTGTTTATGCTATTTCAGTTTGCTGAAAAGTGCATGCTCTCTCCTTCAATTTCACTTGTTTGTGGGAGAATCCTTCATGTAAGTTCCCATTGGTGCCGATGCTCCCATCTCTGAAGACATTTGAAAAACAACTGTTTTGGCATTGGCATTGGGGTAGTTTTGACTGGAGGTGCTGCCTTTCTTCTTGGAGGAAACGTAGCTCACATGCTCATACCCTCTGTGAGAAGCTCCTTTAAGTGTTGCGTGTAGCCCCTCTCAGCACAGTAGAGTTTGAGGAAGCCCTGATGCTGTGGATGTTGCTCACTGAAATGCACCTTGACAGACAGCATAGCGCCACAGCTTTTATGTGTAAACACACTTGATGTGAAAATCTAGCTAATAGCACTTGGAACTGTCCTTCATCTGCTTAGGTGTTGGAGAGAAGTTTTCAACTTGGGAACCAACCAAACGGGAGCTTGAACTGCTGAAGCACAACCCGAAAAGGAGAAAGATCACCTCGAACTGCACCATAGGTGGGTGGAGCGCATCGTCGCTCTCAGCTAGGTTTCTTTCCGGGGTTTAAAAGTAAATACAGAATTGCGGGTTTCTTAAGTCCACATGATTCTGTTGAAGCCCTGCATAACTGTCACTCATCAATGTGCTCAGTGACCAGCTCTTGAGCACCTGTTCTCTGCAGGGACCTGCAGTGGGCTTGGGGCACAGAGTGATGGGTAGCGACAGCCCTGCCCTCGCAGCCTTCAGCATCTCTGTGGGTAAAGGGACTCAAGTTGATTTTGGCCAgggtgaggctgggcacagtaatCTTCAGGGAGAGAAATGATGTGTGTAAGTGTAAGTGTTTGCTGAATTTTCTACAAATTGAGGGAATACcctttagaactttttttttcttttttgagacagtcttgctctgttgcccaggctggagcgcagttcactgcaacctctgtctcctgggcccaagcgatccttccacctcagcctcccaagtagctgggcttgcaggtgcacaccaccatgcttggttaatttttgtgttttgcgtAGagacatttcaccatgttgcccaggctggtctcgaactcctgggctccagtgatcctcatgccttggcttcacagagtgctgggattacaagcatgagcccctgcacctggccccagaacatttttaaaaacctgttttgtttgttcattagGCTCCACTCTGACCTGGCCTGTTGTCGTAGAAACTATATTTGTGTAATTCTGTCAAAGCATACaatggctgaagtgggaggggtCAATGGTGATGGACATTCTTCAATACCGTTCATGTAAAAGTGGCATAAAAACTAGCAAAATGCAATATCTCATCGCTTTCTGgcttcttgaatgaatgaataaaagaaaactgagtaTGCAGAGGTAGAGAAGCCGCTGGGATCCAGCGACACTTGTGGTTCAGCACACAGGTAACTCTTGCTCTCTGGTGATTTGTGTCCAGGTCTGCGCGGGCTGATCAACCTTGGGAACACGTGCTTCATGAACTGCATCGTGCAGGCCCTGACCCACACGCCACTTCTGCGGGACTTCTTCCTGTCTGACAGGCACCGCTGTGAGATGCAGAGCCCCAGCTCCTGTCTGGTCTGTGAGATGTCCTCACTGTTTCAGGAGGTGAGCACCATTGACTTCTGCAGGGGAGCATTTCTGTTACTTTATTttcaccttcaaaaaaaaaaatttaaataaggtGGACTATGATAAAGGAAGATACATTTAGAACCTTTTGTAGTAAATGTTTAATATACATGTCTATTGTGGAAAACACAGTTTTCCAAAAAGGGAAGACCTGGCGTGATTTTTGGGGACACACTGCTGACTCAGAACAAGGAGGAGCCCTTTGAGAGGCTTGTGGCAGAGAGTTCCCTGGTGGGTGACATTTGTCTCTAAAGACGGGTGATtctcccccttcctcttcctccatggTCTACCTTCCTGGCTCAGGAAGGCATGCATGTGCCACCCTCCTGTGTCCTCCTGGTATGCGAGTCTCCTCCACTGCCAGGCCTCTCTAAGCATGCCCCGTCAGAGCCTCTGTCCTCGTGAGCTATGCGCTGCACGTTGGCTGTTTCTGTGGGCTGCACGTGTGGCGTTCCTGTCCACGTCTGTCCCCGGCATCAGAGCATGGCAGTGTTCAGGGCAAGGCGTATCACGGCTGCCGCCTCACTCCCACTGGGTCCTTGACCTAGACATGCTTCTCAGAGCTGAAGCATGTCAGTTACCTCAACTAATAACCAGGCTGGTGCCTGTTCTTCAGGTGCCTTGCACAGGAGCCAGCCAACAGCCCTGGCCTGTTCCTGTTCGTAACCTCTGCGAGAGACGCAGCCACGCCAGCTCAGTCATGTATGTCTGGTCATTGGTCGCTTTTGTGGGACAGCCGCAGAGTTGAGCAGTTGGACAGAGGCTATCCAACCTGCAAAGCTGAAATTATTTACTGTCTGGGCCTTTCAAAAGCAGATTGCCAGCCTCTGGTCGAGCCTAACCCATTTCCTCAAAGTACCTGAAATATGCCGTAACTGCTGGGGGCACGGCCCAAATAGGAGAAAGGAGGGTGCAGCTGGGAAGTTGGTGGGTGGTCGTATCACTGACTTTAGTGATAAGCTCACTTGTGTTAGATTGTTTTTAGACTGAGGTTTGTTAAGGTGTAAATTACAGTCTCATCCACCTTCTAGCCTATAGATAGATGAGTTTTGATGAATGCATAGTTGGGTAACTGCTGCTACTCAAGATGAAGAACCGTCACCTCTCCAAACTCCCTCCTGTCCCCTCCGAAGTCAATCCCCAGTCCCCAGACCCTGGTAGCTGCCGATCTGTCTTCGGTCCCTTGAGTGTCCTTTACCAGCGCATCATACGGATGGATGCATGCAGGAAGTAGCCTATCTGAATTTGGCTGTCCCTACTTAACATAATACTGGGTGGATTCACCTGTGTCTTGCGTGCATCCATGATGTGTGCTTTCGATGTCTGAGTTGGGTTCCATTATATAGATGGGCTATGGTTTAGTTGTCTGTTTCCCAGTTCAGACACATTTGGGTGGTctgtggttttgggtttttttgatgAGAAATAAAACTGCCATGAATTCTGTGTTTGTACAGGCAAGACCTCTCTGTGGGTTCTGACCTGGTGAGGAAGCCGTGGGATGGAAGGTGTGCTGCTGGGTCTGGGTCCAGAGTTGAGCTGTTGGAGAGGACTGGCTGGCAAGCCCTCAGCTAATAGCCATTAGCCTCAGAGGCAGAGAGTCCTGGGGCTGATGCTGGTGAATTCTGCATAATCACAGTGATGTGCTTCCCTTTGCAGAGGTGCTGGTGTCCATGGGCCTGAGTGGTTTGGCTACTGCTTTGAGGAAACTAGTATTGGGCAAATCGAGTCACTTTTATTTGCATGTGATCTCATAGTAGCAAGTCATCATTCATTTTTTAGGCTTATATGTGGAAAACTAGACGGTGGAAAGGTAAAAATTCATATGAGGACTCGAAAAGTCCAGTGAGCCCAGATaaaaataagactttgcaaaaagtacaaaagtaaaatttaaccATTTGTGTCAAATGAGCCACAGCCAATGGTAGGCATCTGATAAAGATTTTGATTGTACTCTGTGTTCAGAGTCTACATTTATTCCTGACGAGGTTTCCTTCCCCACCCTCTGGCAGTTTTACTCTGGACACCGGTCCCCTCACATCCCGTATAAGTTGCTGCACCTGGTGTGGACCCACGCGAGGCACCTGGCAGGCTATGAGCAGCAGGACGCCCACGAGTTCCTCATCGCGGCTCTGGACGTGCTCCACCGACACTGCAAAGGTGGGCCCTGGGCTCTGCACCCTCCACCACGGCAGGATGTTTCCTTGAAGGGGAAGGAAGCAAAGCGAGTGTGTGCACTCATGCAAAAAGGGGCACAGGCGACACATTCCATTGTTTTGTAGCCCTTGTCGTCATTTGTTTCTGAGGTCACCATAACTGATGACCTCAGAGAGGCTCCTCCTAGTTTATTTTTAAGAGGCGAGGAAGTAGTTCCAGCAGTATGGCAGGTCCTCAGTGACCGATCACAGTGAACAGCAAGCTCTTGGAGCTCTCTTGGGCCTGTGCTTTGAGGCCCCTGCGTGCCCTGGCATTTCTGGGACCCTGTGGGTTATCAGGCCTGAGGCTCCTGGACATCCTCCAAACACAACTTAATCACCCAACTGTCTCCTTTCCGTTGGGGACTCTCCAAAACGACTGATGGTTGCTCTGAAATAGCTGGGACACAGGATGAGCAAAGCTTCTCTTGGGGTCTTACTGGACCTGGGCCATCTCCCCCAACACAGTCCCACAGCCTGGCCCCAGGGTGGTACCCTCAGGATTTCTCAGAGATGTGTGGTGTTGGTAGTTGGCGGGGGCAACTCTTAGCACTGGAGGCGGGAGGCTGGGAATGAATGACTTGAACCAAGATCggctcctccccacccctcatGGTGGAGATCCCAGTGTGAGGGACCTGCAGCTGAAGTCTATCCATACAGGCAGAGACACTGAAGGGTGATTCTCAGATGAGTGTGGGCTGGTCACTTGCAGGTCTTCCTAAAGGCCGTGCTGgcgtttctgattcagcaggtctgtgGGGGCCAGGGGCTTCTTCACTCTTAATCAGTTCCCAGCCGATGCTGATGCCGCTGGTTCAGATGCCACGCTCTGAGAACCCATGTGCACAGGTCACAGGGCACCTGGCTGCTTGTGAGTTTCCTGTGGCCTCTGGGCTGGCACAGCTAGTTGTAGCCGATATCCTACCAGTTAATTTTAACCTGGAGTCTTTTAGAGAACAGAGTCCTGTTCTGACGGTTCACCGAGTTGAACAGCCTGGTGGACTGGCCTTCCCATCGCTTCTCATCTGTCTCAAGGCTGTGCACCCGGGCCCTAGGCGCTTACGCACAACCTATGGGTTCTGAGATCACAGCCCAGAAACAACCCACAGTTGAGCTAAAATGGCTGGTTTTGGTGAAATGTGACTTtaggttctgttttcttttggtgtacttactttttttcctctgaaaaacTGCGTGATCCTTTTAATTCTTACCTAGAAATCAAATGAAAGTTACTTAGCTTAGGTAGAATTTCATGTCCTAGTATGActtaaaagagaggaaagagccaCTGTGGAAGTCGGCTACGCTGTTATCCCAAGCACCTAGTGAGAATAACGAAGAGCCTTCTGTAAGCAGCAGAAAgatgttctgaaaatcacttgtTCAAAAATGCATTGCTGTTAAAATGTTCACATGACAAAAATGTGACAAAACCTCTGACGTGCTTCTGACAGAATTCCCTTGGAAATgtctgaaaagaaatgaaaggttcTTCTGTTTAGAAACCTGGTTGCCAGAACTGTTCAGCGAGGTGGCCTGGCCATGTGCCCTTGGTTACGTGCAGTTGTTTGTCCTTGTGGCCTTCACAGCATCTTTCTgttcatctttgttttgttttgttttctttttgagtcagagtctcgttctgtcgccaggctggagtgcagtggtgcgatctcagctcactgcagcctctgcctcctgggttcaagtgattcttctgcctcagcctcctgagtagctgggactgcaggaacctgccaccatgcctggctaattttttgtatttttagtagagactgggtttcactgtgttagccaggatgatctcgatctcctaacctcatgatccacccgccttggctcccaaagtgcagggattacaggtgtgagccaccgcgcctgggcatTCTGTTCATCATTCTTCACGTCTTCCTGTATGGATATTCTTGTCCTCTGAATTTTGTCCCATGAATTTGAGATCCCTCTGGGAAGCATTTTTCTCTCTAATCTTAAACCTTCTGCTCTCAGAAGACTCAGTGGCCCTTCTCTATTCCTCTGTCATGATTCACCATCTTTGAACTGTGATGTATATACAGGTGGCCTCGTGTCCTGTCCCCACTGTCCAGTGAAGTTATGTAGAATATGTATTCCACATACGAATTAAGTTCTGCTACTTAAGTTTCTTCTTCACAGATCTGCACACGTGGATATGAATGAAGCGTGTATTGAATAGAGAGGGTGGGAGTGGCGCTTCCAGATGCAGCTGACTGGAAGACACGCTGTCCCCTGGGGGCTCCAGCTGATGAGGACAGCCTTTGTCCTGCGGTGTCACTTCCTGAATTCGGGGCACCATGATACCTACTCAGGGAGGGAGGTTGCTGGGGCTTCCCCGGGTGTACCTGGCTCACCATATGTTCAGCTGTCTTTCACTGGAACAATATTGATTCAGTCATTCTTTATATGATAATGGGAATCGATTATCCTGCTCAGTCACTGGACATTAGGTGGGTTTTCTTGGCAAGACTGAAGCTGTGGGGCCTTTGTTAGGGATTGAGAAAAAGGAGCATTGAAAATCCAAGTGCTGTGATTTCTCGTCATATTAAAATAACGTGGAGACCCTCTGCTAAAATGAggagtgtcctcacatggccttttaaAGCGTTGGCCCTGGCTCCCCCAGGCCTCTGCAGGGTGAACTGCTCTTCCCTTAGAGACTACCCATATTTGGGAGACACTAATCCCAGAGCCGTGGTCTGTCTCCAGGTGATGACAATGGGAAGAAGGCCAACAACCCCAACCACTGCAACTGCATCATAGACCAGATCTTCACAGGCGGGCTGCAGTCAGACGTCACCTGCCAAGTCTGCCAGTAAGTGAGAGGCTGCGTGCTCGGCAATGTCAAACCCTCTGGGGCCGTACTGACATCCTCCCAGTCTCTAGAGCTCCCGGTCTCCAGAGCTGTGTGTGCTCTGAGAGGTCTTTAAGGAGGCTATGAGAGAAATGATTAATAGACGCCTTGAGAGCAaaggttgtggggtgggggtgcttCCTCTTGGGAAGGTCGTAGGGCAGGTGTCCCCTCAGGATGCGAGCCCTTCGTGTTGAGGTCTTGGCTGTTGTCCACAGCCAGCAGTGTGTTCTTAGAAGCTTCCCCCACCATTTCTCATCTTACAGTCCTTGACCAGGGACCAAGTGAAAGAGCCCTCTTCAAGAAGGCGTGGATCATGCATGGTGGATTGTTTTTATACGTGCTTCGAagtgtttcattattttatggTTTCTGGTTCCATTTTCTGATGTAGTGGCCCTAATTCTTCTCAGGTGTGGTCTCTGCTTAGCGCTTCAAGTGTTGAGTGCAGGGAGAATCCACTGCTTTTGTTAGGTCAGAGGGACGCTCTCACCCAACCTCAGCGCATGCtactggttttttattttttttaagacatgagGTCTtgtgtatgttgcccaggctggccttgaacccatgggctcaagcgatccttcctccttagcctcccaagtagctgggactacaggcgtgggccactgtgcctggctctgttcTTTACTCTAGTTGAAGTTTAAAAACCCTGGACATGATCCACCGAAATTATTTCAGAACCCGAAATGGATTGTCAGTTCTAAACTGCATAAGACCAGCAAATATCGGGAAAGGCCAGTGCTGCCTGTGTCACGGGGGCCGTTTTCTGTAAGGAGCGTAGACCGTTAGGGGCCTTGTCTCTGAGCATTAGAAACCGAGTTTGCTCTGAGCAATTTGGACCTCCTCACTGTCCCTTAACTACTGAATTCCATTAGTAGGAGATTGTCTCAAGATTTAAATcctgtataaatatttttatatttatacaatataaaattgtataaatttcCCAGAAATTTGCAGAGTAAATTTCCCAGTCTGCAAGTTTTCGttttttatattgttaaataaatttcTAACAAAGAACTGGCCTTGTGAAATGCAGCATTGAATGTTCAGTGCGGGCTGTCGGGCCTGGCCTGGGCACCCTCTGTGAAGTGTGCAGGGGTCTCCAGTGTCGCCTAGGGTCACAGGCCCCAAGTTCTAGATGTAGCTGAGATAGACATGTGGATTCAGAACCTCTGACAGGGCCCATGAGTTTATCCTCCTCCCAAGTCCCTCAGTGACTGTGATGGTCTCCAGACTGGGAAGTCCTTGCTTGAGGAGCGCCCCTCACCTTCCGAGTTCACACACGCACCTCCCCAGGGCCACCTTGGGAGCCAGGACACGTTGGGTGTGAGCACTGCTGCTCTCGCTCCTGCCCCGTCCCACCTGAGTGTCACTGTGACAAAGGGCACAGCGGGGAAGGGGTGTGGGAACGGCCTCCACCCTGGGCTGCCTCTGGAGCTGGGTGCGTGTCAGTCCTCACAGCCATTGTTTTTCCTCTGCTTCCAGTGGAGTCTCCACCACCATCGACCCTTTCTGGGACATCAGCTTGGATCTCCCCGGCTCTTCCACCCCATTCTGGCCCCTGAGCCCAGGGAGCGAGGGCAACGTGGTAAACGGGGAAAGCCACGTGTCAGGAACCACCACTCTCACAGACTGCCTGCGACGGTGAGAGGCCTGCACCCACACGGCGGGGGCGTGTCTCCTGGCCAGAAGGCTGTGCTCCATCAGGACCAAAGCAGGGCTCTTTCACATGCCCAGGACAGAGCCTGGGCAAAGATGCAGCATGAGCCTGGATTGGCTGCAGTCTCTGGTGCTGGTTtgtcctttgttttggccagatGACTCAATATTTCTGTCCCCTAGCTTCGCACAGTGCCAGGTGTTGGTGTCAGCAGCTGCTACTCCAACCTCCGCACGTTAATGAACCCAGAGCCAAACTGGATGCTCCCTTAGCCCTGGTACTAATCACCTACCCCAGAGTGTGAGCTGAGATGCGCCTGGCCCTCTCCCCATGGTCCATGGCCTTCTCTGCACATGATTAAAACTTAGTTGTGATGTTCTGTACTCTTAGGGCCGTTTTTGAAATTGTGCATGTTCTGCTTCATTTGGGATAAGTAATAATATttacaaagtgatttttttttttttttttttttttttgaggcagaggtGTGctctattgaccaggctggaatgcagtggtgcgatttctgctcactgcagcctctgcctttcaggttcaagtgattctcctgagtagctgagactacaggcatgcaccaccacacctggctaatttttgtatttttagtagagcgggggttttaccatgttggccaggctagtgtcaaacttgtgatctcaggtgattcacccacctcggcctcccaaagtgctcacaggcatgagccaccacacctgtgagtgattttttaaaacaaatgtatttaagTAGCTGTAGCATACAATTGTAAAGACAGGCAGAAAATCCTCCTAAAATTTGTCTGTGGTTTTATAgtctttgttttatttgcatCAATTAAAGGTAATGCAGAAGAGTCCTTGTTGAGTGGAAGTATCCCTTAGAAGAGGTACGAGCCTTTGGTTTCTGTCTGGCTGCATAGTCAGCAGGACCAAAgttgcatgtttattttattttttgagacagggtcttgctctgtcatgcaggctggagtgcagtggtgccatcatagctcactgcaaccttgatctcctgggttcagcctCAGTGTCCAGGGCTCAGCCTTggtctcctgtctcggcctcctgagtagtggggactgtaggtgtgtgccaccatgcccagctgattttgtgatttttttttttaattttttttttttttttgagacggaatctcgctctttctagagggcaggctggagtgcagtggtgcgatctcagctcactgcaacctccacctcccgggttcacgtgattctccagcctcaacctcccgagtagctgggattataggtgcccgctaccatatccagctaacttttgtatttttagtagagacggggtttcaccacattggccagggtaatcccaaactcctgaccttaggtgatctgcctgccttggcctcccaaagtgctcagattacaggtgtgagccagcgcgcccggccaaccaaaacctttttaaagaaagtctttgcagctaaattaaattcaattataaATTCCAGTAAAATGAAAACTTTGCCAAAACAGCAGGCCATGAGGGAGAAACCACACTTCACAAACTACAATGTGTAGGAAGCCTGTGTTGTTAGGAGAGACATGATGTGGCGCTGACCCCTGGGAAGGTGGAGGAGAGGTAGAGTGCGCCCTTCCCCACTTTGTATTGCAAGCAAAGGCTCCTTTTCGAGTCCTTTGGAGAGCAGATCACAAAGCTAGCAACGAAACAGGTGCAGCTTTGCCCAGAGGCCCCCTCGTCTTGCCCTAGGTAAGATGGCAGAATTTCCAGAGCATAAACAAGGGCTTTCCATACCTGCTTGTGAAAAGAGAGAATTTTTTGCTGGTGTTTCAGCTTCAAAATTTGGCGTGTGCTTTGTTGAATCATCTGGTCTGCAGGTTTTGTCAGTGGCAGCTGACACCTGTGCCAGACACACTTCTGATGCAGCCCTCCTACCTCCTGCCTCTGCACCGTCAGGAAATCACCTTTCCCAGAGCTCtcgcccccctttttttttttttttttttgaggtggagtcttgctcttgttgcccaggctggagtgcagtggcacaatctcgactcactgcaacctccgccttccaggttcaagtggttctcctgcctcagcctcctgagtagctgggattataggcatgcaccacctcgcccggctaattttgtatttttagtagagatggaatttctctatgttggtcaggctggtcttgaactcccaacctcaggtgatctacctgcctcagcctcccaaagtgctgggattacaggtgtgagctgccgcaccTGGCCAACCTCTCGCCTCTCTACATTAAACTGCTTATGTTGAGatcattgtagattcacatgcagttgtaagaagcTATTAGGTACCCTTTACCCCGGTCCCCCGATGGTGACCTCCTCACCACTGTAGTGTGACGCCCTGGCCAGGATTCAGACATTCATGCAGAAAGTACCCAGCATCTGCATTGCCTCCTCCCTCACCACCCACTCCATAACCCCAGTCACCCCGGACTCCTCCATTTCCATACGTCTGACAATTCCAGAATGTCATGTCAACTGAACCATGTAACAGGGAACCCTTTGAGATTGGCTTTTCTTGCGCATCCTAATTCTCTGGGGGACGCATCCAGGGTACAGCTTGGGATCAgtagttctttccttttttgctgCTGTCTCAGACTCCATGGTACAGTGTTCCACAATTTCTTTAATTATTCAGCCATGGGAAGAAACGGGGTGTTTCCAGTTTTGTGACTCTTATGAGTAACATTCTGGTACACATTTGTGGacagtttttgtgtgaacattacttttcatttttctggctcAAATtcaactgctgggtcatatggtactTAGAAAATTATTACCATTTCCCCAGGCCTTTCgtggaaacaaaatatttaagaaaaatattctgtaaagAGACAGGCAGCAAAGGTGgacaacattttctctttttttcattgtttcatttttagttgtatgtgtatgtttttggTAGGGAAATCAACCTATCGAAAGAGATA
The window above is part of the Symphalangus syndactylus isolate Jambi chromosome 14, NHGRI_mSymSyn1-v2.1_pri, whole genome shotgun sequence genome. Proteins encoded here:
- the USP22 gene encoding ubiquitin carboxyl-terminal hydrolase 22 isoform X1, which produces MVSRPEPEGEAMDAELAVAPPGCSHLGSFKVDNWKQNLRAIYQCFVWSGTAEARKRKAKSCICHVCGVHLNRLHSCLYCVFFGCFTKKHIHEHAKSKRHNLAIDLMYGGIYCFLCQDYIYDKDMEMIAKEEQRKMLIVVDSDSDIVTHLELSFICLGVGEKFSTWEPTKRELELLKHNPKRRKITSNCTIGLRGLINLGNTCFMNCIVQALTHTPLLRDFFLSDRHRCEMQSPSSCLVCEMSSLFQEFYSGHRSPHIPYKLLHLVWTHARHLAGYEQQDAHEFLIAALDVLHRHCKGDDNGKKANNPNHCNCIIDQIFTGGLQSDVTCQVCHGVSTTIDPFWDISLDLPGSSTPFWPLSPGSEGNVVNGESHVSGTTTLTDCLRRFTRPEHLGSSAKIKCSGCHSYQESTKQLTMKKLPIVACFHLKRFEHSAKLRRKITTYVSFPLELDMTPFMASSKESRMNGQYQQPTDSLNNDNKYSLFAVVNHQGTLESGHYTSFIRQHKDQWFKCDDAIITKASIKDVLDSEGYLLFYHKQFLEYE
- the USP22 gene encoding ubiquitin carboxyl-terminal hydrolase 22 isoform X2 gives rise to the protein MVSRPEPEGEAMDAELAVAPPGCSHLGSFKVDNWKQNLRAIYQCFVWSGTAEARKRKAKSCICHVCGVHLNRLHSCLYCVFFGCFTKKHIHEHAKSKRHNLAIDLMYGGIYCFLCQDYIYDKDMEMIAKEEQRKAWKMQGVGEKFSTWEPTKRELELLKHNPKRRKITSNCTIGLRGLINLGNTCFMNCIVQALTHTPLLRDFFLSDRHRCEMQSPSSCLVCEMSSLFQEFYSGHRSPHIPYKLLHLVWTHARHLAGYEQQDAHEFLIAALDVLHRHCKGDDNGKKANNPNHCNCIIDQIFTGGLQSDVTCQVCHGVSTTIDPFWDISLDLPGSSTPFWPLSPGSEGNVVNGESHVSGTTTLTDCLRRFTRPEHLGSSAKIKCSGCHSYQESTKQLTMKKLPIVACFHLKRFEHSAKLRRKITTYVSFPLELDMTPFMASSKESRMNGQYQQPTDSLNNDNKYSLFAVVNHQGTLESGHYTSFIRQHKDQWFKCDDAIITKASIKDVLDSEGYLLFYHKQFLEYE